In one window of Bos taurus isolate L1 Dominette 01449 registration number 42190680 breed Hereford chromosome 15, ARS-UCD2.0, whole genome shotgun sequence DNA:
- the OR5AN1M gene encoding olfactory receptor family 5 subfamily AN member 1M: MIRRENITEITHFILLGFSDFPRIIVVLFVVFLVIYILTLTWNLSLLILIRMDSHLHTPMYFFLSNLSFMDICYVTSTAPKMLHDFFQERQIITYVDCVIQNFVFSTMGLSESCLMTAMAYDRYAAICNPLLYSSIMSPALCGRMVLGSYLAGLSASVFQLCAMLQLHFCGPNVINHFFCDIPQLLVLSCTDTFFVQLFTALLTMIFGVINVSVIMISYVYIVISIMKITTSSGRSKAFNTCASHLTAVTLFYTSGMFVYLSSSSGGSSSFDRFASFFYTVMIPMLNPLIYSLRNQEIKDALRRLQKKSRYC; this comes from the coding sequence ATGATTAGAAGAGAAAATATCACAGAGATCACTCATTTTATCCTGTTGGGATTCTCAGATTTTCCCAGAATCATAGTAGTGCTCTTTGTCGTGTTCCTGGTGATATACATTTTGACCCTGACTTGGAACCTGTCGCTTCTCATCTTAATAAGAATggactcccacctccacacccccatgtacttctttctcagtAATCTGTCCTTCATGGACATCTGCTATGTGACCTCCACAGCCCCCAAGATGCTCCACGACTTCTTCCAGGAGCGGCAAATTATCACCTATGTGGATTGTGTTATTCAGAATTTCGTATTCTCCACCATGGGGCTGAGTGAGTCTTGCCTCATGACCGCCATGGCTTATGACCGATATGCCGCCATTTGTAACCCACTCCTCTATTCATCAATCATGTCACCGGCTCTCTGCGGTCGGATGGTTCTGGGATCCTACTTGGCTGGACTCTCTGCTTCTGTATTCCAATTGTGTGCCATGCTCCAGCTCCACTTCTGTGGGCCTAATGTCATCAACCACTTTTTCTGTGACATACCCCAGCTGTTAGTTCTATCCTGCACTGACACTTTTTTTGTACAACTCtttactgctttattgacaatgatCTTTGGGGTAATAAATGTTTCTGTTATCATGATATCCTATGTCTACATTGTCATCTCCATCATGAAGATCACGACCTCTAGTGGCAGGTCCAAGGCTTTCAacacctgtgcttcccacctgacAGCAGTCACTCTCTTTTATACCTCAGGTATGTTTGTCTATTTGAGTTCCAGCTCTGGTGGTTCCTCCAGCTTTGACAGATTTGCGTCATTCTTCTACACTGTGATGATTCCCATGTTGAATCCCTTGATATACAGTCTGAGGAACCAAGAAATCAAAGATGCCTTGAGAAGGTTGCAAAAGAAGAGTAGGTATTGCTGA
- the OR5AN1 gene encoding olfactory receptor family 5 subfamily AN member 1, whose translation MIRRENITEITHFILLGFSDFPRIIVVLFVVFLLIYILTMTWNLSLLILIRMDSYLHTPMYFFLSNLSFMDICYVTSTAPKMLYDFFQERQTITFVACAVQYFVFSTMGLSESCLMTAMAYDRYAAICNPLLYSSVMSPALCGRMVLGSYLAGLSASISQLCAMFQLHFCGPNVINHFFCDLPQLLLLSCTDTFFVQLLTAILTMIFGIINALVIMISYVYIVISIMKVTTASGRSKAFNTCASHLTAVTLFYTSSIFVYLSSSSGGSSSFDRFASVFYTVVIPMLNPLIYSLRNKEIKDALKRLQKKRRCC comes from the coding sequence ATGATTAGGAGAGAAAATATCACAGAGATCACTCATTTTATCCTGTTGGGATTCTCAGATTTTCCCAGAATCATAGTAGTGCTCTTTGTCGTATTCCTGTTGATATACATTTTGACCATGACTTGGAACCTGTCGCTCCTCATCTTAATAAGAATGGACTCCTACCTTCACACCCCCATGTATTTCTTTCTCAGTAACCTGTCCTTCATGGACATCTGCTACGTGACCTCCACAGCCCCCAAGATGCTCTACGACTTCTTCCAGGAGCGGCAAACTATCACCTTTGTGGCTTGTGCTGTTCAGTACTTTGTATTCTCCACCATGGGGTTGAGTGAGTCTTGCCTCATGACCGCCATGGCTTATGACCGATATGCTGCCATTTGTAACCCACTCCTCTATTCATCAGTCATGTCGCCTGCTCTCTGCGGTCGGATGGTGCTGGGATCCTACTTGGCTGGACTCTCTGCTTCTATATCCCAATTGTGTGCTATGTTCCAGCTCCACTTCTGTGGGCCTAATGTCATcaaccacttcttctgtgaccTGCCCCAGCTGTTACTTCTATCCTGCACTGACACTTTCTTTGTACAACTCTTGACTGCCATATTAACAATGATCTTTGGGATAATAAATGCCTTAGTTATCATGATATCCTATGTCTACATTGTCATCTCCATCATGAAGGTCACGACAGCAAGTGGCAGGTCCAAGGCTTTCAacacctgtgcttcccacctgacAGCAGTCACTCTCTTCTATACCTCAAGTATCTTTGTCTATTTAAGTTCCAGCTCTGGTGGTTCCTCCAGCTTTGACAGATTTGCATCAGTCTTCTATACGGTGGTGATTCCTATGTTGAATCCTTTGATTTACAGTCTGAggaacaaagaaatcaaagatgcctTGAAGAGGTTGCAAAAGAAGAGACGGTGTTGCTGA